One Euphorbia lathyris chromosome 1, ddEupLath1.1, whole genome shotgun sequence DNA segment encodes these proteins:
- the LOC136233162 gene encoding phosphoserine phosphatase, chloroplastic isoform X4, producing the protein MEGLVHSRINPIYATHRRYSSFFVPAFSLPLKRNWTKSPILSMEHPRLFNSVTASVQPLEASTSGHFNNTFPSKAEVLELWRGADAVCFDVDSTVCLDEGIDELADFCGAGKAVAEWTAKAMGGSVPFEEALAARLSLFKPSLSQVQDFLEKRPPKISPGIDELVKKLKAKNSNVYLISGGFRQMINPVASILGIPNENIFANQLLFGSSGEFIGFDANEPTSRSGGKATAVQQIRKIKGYKAMVMIGDGATDLEARKPGGSDLFICYAGVQLREAVAAKADWLVFNFKDLINSLE; encoded by the exons ATGGAAGGATTGGTGCATTCAcgaattaacccaatttatgcTACTCATAGGAGATACAGCTCTTTTTTTGTTCCAGCATTTTCCCTGCCGTTGAAAAGGAATTGGACTAAATCACCAATTCTATCCATGGAGCATCCACGATTATTTAACTCAGTTACTGCTTCTGTACAACCTCTAGAAGCATCCACATCAGGTCACTTTAACAATACATTTCCATCAAAAG CAGAGGTTCTTGAACTTTGGAGAGGTGCCGATGCTGTATGTTTTGATGTGGATAGCACAGTCTGCCTAGATGAGGGCATTGATGAACTTGCGGACTTTTGTGGAGCTGGAAAGGCTGTTGCTGAATGGACTGCTAA AGCAATGGGTGGTTCTGTTCCTTTTGAAGAGGCCTTGGCAGCCAGACTCTCTCTGTTCAAACCTTCTCTTTCTCAGGTCCAAGATTTTCTTGAGAAGAGACCTCCAAA GATTTCTCCTGGCATAGACGAGCTAGTCAAGAAGCTGAAAGCAAAGAATTCCAATGTTTATTTGATCTCAGGAGGCTTTCGTCAAATGATCAAT CCTGTTGCATCAATCCTTGGGATTCCAAATGAAAATATATTTGCCAACCAATTGCTCTTTGGAAGTTCAGGAGAATTTATAGGTTTTGATGCAAATGAGCCCACTTCAAGGAGTGGAGGAAAAGCAACTGCAGTACAACAAATAAGAAAG ATTAAAGGCTACAAGGCAATGGTAATGATTGGGGATGGTGCAACTGATCTTGAG GCACGTAAACCAGGAGGTTCCGACTTGTTTATTTGCTACGCAGGCGTTCAACTTCGAGAGGCTGTAGCAGCAAAAGCTGATTGGTTGGTCTTTAATTTTAAAGATCTAATAAATTCCTTGGAATAG
- the LOC136233204 gene encoding uncharacterized protein isoform X2: protein MGKLLSDLLQTLAEHRISHGETFERLTANLGRAPDPHELFMYTHTRQHDGNSWINQHVQDVEELDISMQPLHLLQEHMEHLHQPHHLIHVCICSLSLIDCNQQLMAL, encoded by the exons ATGGGGAAACTTTTGAGCGACTT ACTGCAAACCTTGGCCGAGCACCGGATATCTCATGGGGAAACTTTTGAGCGACTT ACTGCAAACCTTGGCCGAGCACCGGATCCACATGAACTGTTTATGTATACGCACACACGTCAACATGATGGCAATTCTTGGATTAATCAGCATGTCCAAGATGTTGAG GAGCTTGATATTTCAATgcagcctcttcatcttcttcaggaaCACATGGAGCATCTTCATCAACCGCATCATCTGATCCACGTTTGTATATGCAGTCTCAGCTTGATCGATTGCAATCAACAGTTGATGGCCTTATAG
- the LOC136233204 gene encoding uncharacterized protein isoform X1, whose product MGKLLSDLLQTLAEHRISHGETFERLTANLGRAPDPHELFMYTHTRQHDGNSWINQHVQDVEEEVQITQIGFMGWVLQELDISMQPLHLLQEHMEHLHQPHHLIHVCICSLSLIDCNQQLMAL is encoded by the exons ATGGGGAAACTTTTGAGCGACTT ACTGCAAACCTTGGCCGAGCACCGGATATCTCATGGGGAAACTTTTGAGCGACTT ACTGCAAACCTTGGCCGAGCACCGGATCCACATGAACTGTTTATGTATACGCACACACGTCAACATGATGGCAATTCTTGGATTAATCAGCATGTCCAAGATGTTGAG GAGGAGGTGCAAATAACACAAATAGGATTTATGGGTTGGGTGCTGCAGGAGCTTGATATTTCAATgcagcctcttcatcttcttcaggaaCACATGGAGCATCTTCATCAACCGCATCATCTGATCCACGTTTGTATATGCAGTCTCAGCTTGATCGATTGCAATCAACAGTTGATGGCCTTATAG